A single region of the Changchengzhania lutea genome encodes:
- a CDS encoding methyltransferase domain-containing protein encodes MNIDINTYKNRGGFAKAMLDKYIPHAPNKTVSDIGAGFGHMRKDIENVNAKWQPFDFIKKMDETIIWNLNNPAPTTADKAGIVILLEVLEHLDNPLLGIQNISNHIEKGGVLILSTPNPQSSKNTLSLFLRGSLYAFQKKHIKENHVFTPWKHVVCEFLNRSGFEILEYAIVDMQYKDKKSTSLKDWFKSKIEAYIEYRNPFAKGMSYGIVARKIK; translated from the coding sequence TTGAATATAGATATCAATACATATAAGAATAGAGGTGGTTTTGCAAAAGCCATGTTGGATAAATATATCCCGCACGCACCAAATAAAACTGTTAGTGATATTGGTGCTGGATTTGGGCACATGCGTAAAGACATTGAAAACGTAAACGCTAAGTGGCAACCTTTCGATTTCATTAAAAAAATGGATGAAACCATTATCTGGAATTTAAATAATCCTGCACCAACAACGGCTGATAAAGCAGGAATAGTTATACTTTTAGAAGTTTTAGAGCATCTTGATAATCCGCTTTTAGGCATACAAAATATTTCAAATCATATAGAAAAAGGGGGCGTTTTAATTTTGAGTACCCCAAATCCGCAGTCTAGTAAAAATACATTAAGTTTGTTTTTAAGAGGGTCGCTTTACGCGTTTCAAAAAAAGCACATTAAAGAAAATCATGTTTTCACGCCATGGAAACATGTAGTTTGCGAATTTTTAAATCGAAGTGGTTTTGAGATTTTAGAATATGCTATTGTAGATATGCAATATAAAGATAAAAAAAGTACCTCTTTAAAAGATTGGTTTAAGTCTAAAATAGAAGCATACATAGAATATAGAAATCCATTTGCAAAAGGGATGAGTTACGGTATAGTAGCAAGAAAGATAAAATAA